The following nucleotide sequence is from Fundulus heteroclitus isolate FHET01 chromosome 24, MU-UCD_Fhet_4.1, whole genome shotgun sequence.
GGCTCAACAAGCGCGCGGAAACGCTGGGGCACAGCTAGCATgtggaaacgccaggggaaatgCCGGGGGGGGAAATGGAAACACCGGGGCGTATAGAAACGGGgacatctaaaacaccagggaacagagggcatcctaacatGCCAGGGAACAGAGTAAATCTAAAACGCCAGGGAAACGGAAGAACTAGGAGGACTCAGGAGAACTAGAACAGGGAAACTTAGGGGGAAGCCAGAACAAGACAGAAACTACGAAGGGCTAAACCAGACAAAACTAAGGAACACAACAACCAGGGCAGGAACTagaaaactaaagcaaaaactagaaaactaaaGCAGGAATTACAGAGCTAAGACAAAAACTATAGAACTAAGGGAGGAACTAGAGAACTAGAAAACTAGAGCTGGGCAAAAACTAAAGAACAAAGCCAGGACCTAGAGAACAAGACAGATCTAAGGCAGGAACTTCagtgcgctgggcagcaacaTCCTTAACATGCTGGGCAGGGGCGACAGAATATCGCTGGGCAGCGATGACTGAAAGCGCCGTCTTTTAACGCTGGGCAGTGTCGGAggcgggcgtcgcggagggcgaccccgGGGAACACAGGAACGGAAACCAGCAGCGCAGCAAACAGAAACTTAACTAACCAGAGGGAAACCAGGACTTGGAGTAACTGAACATTACGAGCCGGCAACGAAGAACAAACAGAGGTGAGCTTATGAAGGGGTGtgaacaggtggaaccagtcaAGGAATGATTACAGCAAACAGGTGCTCCCAATCAGAGCTGTGCTGGGAagggaggaggcaggaaatgcTCAGAATCctgacatttttcatttaagtTCCCCAAAAGCAAGGACTCGGACACAGAATACAAAAGcatagagaaaaagaaaaactgagtaCTCCTAACAATCTATTGATCAAGACAACCCTAAAATAGTTACAGGAAATGTGGTTCATTGGACACAAAATATAGAGTAATGAGAGTGGTTTGGAACTTTGtatctaatttaattaaatggacagaccccttgaacattttcacattttgtcatgttacaatgtgtcacaaaaaaaactttccactCTCCACCACCTGGCCAAGTCTCCCATTTGCTAAGTTGACCAGAATCTGGACAATCAGACATGTAACCTCTGGCCTACGTGCCACCTGGAAATCCAACGTGgatcagaaacagaaaagaagcCCCTCTGGGCTTTCTGCAGGGATTAAGTCAAGCAGTAGACTGGACAGTAGGCCTGCTGCTCTGTTGATTCTGTTGATCCTCAGCCTACTGCTGTGAAGCAGCTTGTTCTGCAGAGGCCTAGTGCACCCTGAAATTGGGGTTCTGAGCCTCTATATTTGTGCACTGATCACATACATGCAACAGTAAGGTTGCTGTTAGGCACTGTGCATTCATGTGAGCATGTCTGCAAACTGCACACTTGACTGAATGTCTCAGGTTTCCCCCGAAAAGACAGGTCGAAGGTTCTGCAGTTTGTGTATCTTGGGATTACATAAGGCAGCAAAACAAAAGTCGCCTCAGCTTGAGTATGGTTTGTGCTTATCTGTCCAAATTGTCAGTGCACGTATATGTGCAAGTCTAGACACATTTGGCTTCAGTTGAcctttgctcccattttttttttttttttgcaaagaagtaTTCAAAGAAAGCACGGCAGAGTGTCATGGAAAAAACTCAAGTCCAAAACGCACCAGATCAATCTGATGGTGAAAGGCGCCAGCACCTTGTTATTGCTTAGTTTGGAATTTCCTTTCTCTCGTTCTCTCTTAGACTCTTTGTGATCATAATCCCAAACTGGATGTCAAGTTTACCTCTTGCAGGGCTCAGAGATTGCCTCCTTTGTCTACCGTTTCTGCTAAAACATAAACTTGCTTTTATGCACTTTCCACAAGTCGGCATGTTAGAGCTTGACCTCCACAGCTTTGAACTATTCACTTCATGGCCGAGGGTTTGACCTTCTCTGCTGTCCTGGCTTTCTTCCAGTCTTTCATTTGGGTGTCCAGTAAAACCCCGTGCAGACGAAAATGCATGATTTCCTGCAAAGATTCAACAAAAAGAAGTGGTGTCCCAGGCAGATTTATTTGCTGTCTGAAATATTATTCCTTGCAGCTAAAGTTAGCTAAAATGGGCATGTGAAAAATTTGTGTCATCCAAAAATTTTTTCCTGTCAGAAATCAACTGGTTTGGAGGGACACACCTATTCCACTCCTTTTCTGTGAATGCCAGAAACAACAAGTTGAGTTGGACCTGCTGACCTCTATGCTTGGAGCTTCTgcagcaagacaaaaaaaaaaaaaacatcataataaGCTTTCAACAGATGCAGTTCTACATATAAACTGAGATTACTCAGATTACTAGTGAAAAACATTGACCTGAAATGagaagtgaaagaaaacaggaaTCAATGAAAATAACTGAGACTATGTTTACTCTGTAGTCCACTACAATGAGTTAGCATTGAATGTGGTATGGTTAAAATTCTTACTGTAATTGTCCACTAAAGGGCACTAGAAACCCATCACATAATAAAGCAAAAGGCATGTTCTGACCTTCAAAATAGACCATAATTCATTATGACCAGGGCTGAAACATTGGCACCCTAATGTTAACAATGGCAGACAGTCTTATATGTTAAATATTCTTTATAGGCAGGtcaggcaagtttatttataaaagcacttttcagcaacaagacggAAGTCTGTacataaacaacaaaagaaCGCATTACagagtaaagaaaaacattagttatttattttgaacagacaaaaagtaaaaacagaaaataaaataataagacAAATAGAACAATTTTACACAATTTGTTCGAAAAGGAACATGTAGAATATACAAGATCTTATGATTTCCTGTCCCTCCTATATACatcaacataaaacatttacatttctccACAGCAAAGAAACCCTTAGAATACCCTCACATTAAACCTTACATTTTCATCATTGAATGTGCAATTATTTACACTTTATAATATATCAGCAATAGCATTCATGGCTTTTGAGACACCCATCCTATATAACATATTTACCAATAAGCTCCTTTTTGTGCAGTTTTTTAAGCTGGTTCATACACTTTGTTTGAGCTCGTCATTTAATCCATTTCATTGATCTACCCCACACACTGATAGACAAAAACTTATTTTGGTTGTCcttaatgctttttattttaaatgtccttCTCCTAAATAAGAACTCTCCTCTctgtcacaaaacatttttggaaTATTGTGTGGAATTTGCCGATTTCTTACTTTGAACATAAATTATACAGTTTGGAATTACAAGGTCCCAGAATTTCAATACACTTGATTTAAATAGAATTGGATTTTTATGTTTCCAATATCCcactttatgtaatattctgaatgattttttttttttgtattacgTACAGTGgttgtacatttgttttgtatgtATTGGCCCAAAACATCCACACGATAAGTCTTAATATGGTACAATGAGAGTATTATATAAAATAAGCAGAGCAACACTTTTGGCTAGTcgtgattttatgtgacagatctGAGGTTTCCAGCTAAATTTATTATCCAATATTTTTTCAATAACCCCCCTTTTTTtcataactctgtgtccggctgaatttcGTGTTCGCTCCTACAGTCGTTAGACATTCTAAATCAACACTGTCAATGGTTATTTTGGTTCCCattgttttctaattttttgTGGTTTCCAAACGTTgagttttgttttatctaaattTCATGATAATTCATTGATGTTCAACCAATgtatcaggtttttttttttcatttttgtagtGACCACATTTGTGAGTTGTTGATGTTTTCTCCAATACAGAAGATGCTAGTATCATCTGCAAATAGAATGTATTTTAGCAGGACTGATACTTGAATATGTAATTTATATACAAATTAAATAATTCGGGCCCAACACGCTCCCCTGTGGGACCCCACAAATTATGTTTAGTCATCTGcactgtccatggctttgcagcaatccctcatactgagcaagcatgaagcaacagtggaaagaaaaactcccctttaacgggaaggaaaaacaccCACGAACATTTGCAGTGCCAGCCAGGCTAACTGTTACAGGAAAGCTGAGTCGAGACAGAAGCGGTCTCCTCTAGAGGTGGGCGGATCGACCGTTGCTATTAAACAATATTCTTCATTTTCTTCCGCACGCACTGACTGCCGCAGATTTACCAAAGTTTCCCTGTCTGTGTCACAGCACTTTGCTgctcctcccctcccctcctgtctTGCACCTTTACGTGGCTCAGCGGCGCTAGCCAATCAGcatgcaggctcagcctggcccgcccactcagttCTCTCTCCAcataacacacaaacaacagTGCTGCTTTTCCTCAGActcgcagagagagagagaccgccgGAGCAGAAAAACcatagaggagaggaaaagaagcgccgtttggctatattttaatgtcgtaaatgaaacataaatacagtgaaaaaacaaatttatataagcacATGAAAAGCAATGAGCAAGAAAACATTGAGCTTCAGAAACGGAGACTCTCCTTATCCTGTAGATGGAAGTCATTTATTAGTTCTGCTAATTTAGGCCctacatttacaaaatattcaTTAAATCCATTCACTATCTCCATGTCATTCAGGGTTTTGTAATTATGTATGAAATATTCAGAGTGAGTAGTTTTGGAGGAATTATCTCTCATCAACCTATATAGTGTTTTCCAtattcttttaatgttttgttttctaatattttttaataatattcctTCTTATGTTTTCTCATAATAgtagtatatttatttttttatattttatatttttgctctGCTTCAAAAGTTCAACACTTTATAAATTGTTTAAATAGGTTAATTGTTTTTCTTACATGCATTTTGTAGTCCTTTGGTTATCCATGGCTTATCTTTCTATTTCTGTCTGCTACTAAATAGTACAGTTGGACCGTTTTTATTGCATAGTGCTATAAATATTTTGAGAAATAGCTCAAATGCTTTATcaatattttctgtatgtaattGTTTACGCCTTCGTTTACTTTTCTGCAGACCCCTTCAAAGATCACAAACACGGGCAGATGGTCACTAATACAATATACCCTAAGTCCActcttcaatttatttttcatataatTGGTAGTGGTGTCCCGataccattttttttccagaccgaGTACAAATACAAGTACTTCAGTTTAGATATTTGCCGATTCCAAGTACCAATACTGAGTATTTAATAAATTGAAACTTATCGATAACAAATAACTTAACATTATTAATGCAACTGAAAACAACTGACCATAAATGGCAATGAATTTGGTTAGAGCTTCACTTATCTTctctcctttatttttttggagggTCAGCAAACAAGCTCTTGGTGGATAGCACCACTACCTGGTATAGAGTGGTATCAAGTCTTTGCGTTGCAAGAAAGCCCAACCCAGGAGGAAAATGGTATCGGTTCAGAGTATCGCGTTGCTTTTACAAGTACGAGTATGAGTACTTGTACGATACCAATATCGGGACACCACTAGTAATTGGTAAATATATTATCAATCAGGGTTGAACTGTGTGTTGGTATTCTGCTTGGTTTTGTAATTAGTGGATATAAACCTAAACTGTGCATGGTATCAATAAACTCTTCTGTCTTTTAAACCTTATTAGGACTAAATACATCCATATTAAAGTCACCACGGATGACCTTTTTGTAAATCTTAGCAAACATTGTTCCCATCTAATTTGTAAAGACTTCAGTGTCGGATGCTGGTGCTCTGTACACACAGCTGacagtaatttttttctgcttttcaaaCTGAATCTCAGGGCCTGTTGGCTAAAGCCAGGAAACAGGGCCTGGTGGTTGTTTGACAAAcggaaaacattacagaagaaatagtttgtatttgtatagggctttacactacaatcagtctttcacccattcacaaccagacggtggtgagctatgatAATAGCCACAGATGCCCTGGGGCAGACACACAGAGGTGAAGCTCCCATACTTCGGCAACACtgagccctctgaccaccgcatACAGGTAGTttaggtgaagtgtcttgcccaaagacACAACGACAGTTGGAACGGGGGATGGAACCAGCAACcagccaattgcaggacaaactccctaatgCTTTTGGGGTGCAGACATTAGTCccttaatcctggaaatgttcttcaggtgatagaaggccgacttTGTATTTGTgcttagatgcttttggagttTCAGGTCTGAGttcatcactacacccagattttgggcctgattggtggttacTAGCttaagcagctgaagctgtgtgctaacttttgatctctcctctattggtccaaaaattactTATCTGAAATTAAGAAAGGGGAATATgtgtaataaaattatttgacaGAAGTTAGTCAATCTGACAGAACCAAAGCTAAATTTAATGCTAAAATCTGCAGGCTAACACTAACATTAGCAAGTTATTGCTAACACTGGAACGTTATTCCACTGAAATGCTAAAGTTAACATTAGCATATCAATGCAAACACTGCTTTTTTCCACTTAACACAGGACATCATcgctttttgtcattttccatCCTCAGGTTATCTTGATCTCAAATTTAGCTttttgaaaatctgaaaaacaaattgcaaaagcaaaaacacattgGAGAGGGGTAAAACACTCTACCGGAGTTTGCTTCTTTCAACTTCTTTCTGTAGAAATATGCAAATGATTTGGAGAAGAGCCATACCATATGCGAGCAAACTAAAATGGAATGTTCTGAAACatgtcaaaagagaaaaaacacattccACGTTTCCAaactgaggcacagaaacaaaaaaaaccaggTGATCGTACAGTGACACGGTCAACCACATGACAATTGAGCAAGTGATCAGAAAGCTCTCCTCTAACTCAAAGCAAATAACAAAGTTTATTGTATCTTTTACTGTGAAGGATTTGCGACCACTGATGGTCCTAAGAGCATGGCTTTTTGCGTAATCAAGAATTTACTGACACAACCATTTTAACACTACAAGACTGAAAGCTGTCATGATtcagagcagaggacccagaattcaactagaccagcagaggttcggtaaaataatatttattaacaaaatccaaaaaccaaaaagggcagagaaacaaacctaaaacagaaattaaagctaagactaaaactgatgacaaaacaggataaactaacaataaacaagaacctagacaagacaaaagtcAAAGCTACCAGAGAACCTAtggaaggagggcaaaataccttaaacataaaccagaacagaacgtgaCAGAAAGCAAAGCAATGGGATCCATAAATCTAACATTACATATTAGACGTCTGATGCATGCAAGTAATTTCCAAGTCATCTTATGTCACCATAACTGTGCATTTTCATATGATTATGACAAATATGAATTATCTGCAAATGACTAAGAGGAATGTGGTACATTTAGACATCTGAATATTGTCGCCATGGTTAAATTAAACTTGCAGAGGTCCTGCAACTCTCTTGTAATATCTTGAGAAACTTCTTTTCAGTTTCATAATAAAGCAGTTTGAGGTTTTGCCCTAAACTAAATGAATTTAGTTTCCGTGCGGTAAAGTCTAATGTCAAGAATTAAGCCATCATAAGCTTACAAAGCTTTGACATCATCAGTTTACCTTTCACAAAACTGTTCAAAAGAAATGTAATACTACATGTAAACGTCAGAATTTGAAGTTAAACACttctataaaaagaaaattttcaTCAGATTTAATGTCAAACACTAAAAAGAAAGAGTTATGTGTCTAGCTTATTCAGTATATGCCTTTTTCTTTTGGCTTTTTCCTTTCAAGGATCACCACAGTGAgtcccatatatatatatatatatatatatatatatatatatatatatatatatatatatatatatatatatatatctgaccCTATCTGGGTCagatatgatatatatatatatatatatatatatatatatatatatatatatatatatatatatgtatatatatatatatatatatatatccacatCCTCCGTTCCTGtacctgtatatatatatatatatatatatatatatatatatatatatatatatatatatatatatatatatatatatatatatatatatcatatctGACCCAGATAGGGTCAgatatgtataatctgacccaatctgtataatatgattgaacttgattttgtaaagtgccttgagatgacatgtttcatgatttggcgctatataaataaaattgaattgaattgaattttatatatatatatatatatatatatatatatatatatatatatatatatatatatatatatatatatatatatatttatatgtatatatatatatatacatataaatatatatgtatacatatatatatatatatatataaaagaggaaaaaaacacaaacccttTTATTCAACATTTACGCATATTCCCATGTGTGTAAACAAAGGTGAGGCCTTGGAGCTGCAGCCTGATCTGGACGTGAGCGAGGTCCCGACAGTCCGAAAGCCCAGTAAAGACGCCGCCTGGCTTGGACCCAAGGAGAGTGCCGTACGCCAGCACAGGCAGGAAATGAAGACCAAAATGAAGACCAACAAGGTGGAAGAGGTGAGACCTACTCGTCCAAAACAGGTGAGTGTCTGCTGAAAAGGATGACTCTGGGACAAGCTTCTTAAAAGACTGGCAGGTTTTAAGCCCCAGGTTTACCTTTGTATCTTCAATAAGCAAAATTATGGTTTCCAAATCTGCAATTGTTTTTGCTCCTAAACTATTTAATTTTGCTTAAGTACCGTTTTGGAACTAGTTTCTTGGTTCTTCTAGTATGCTTGTTATTAGGAAATTTGACATAATTTATCATGTGTATGTACATTTGCACCTAAAAGTATTCAACCATGGCTGTAAATTTAGCAACACTCAGAACTGTTCAGTAGTTTGAAATAAACATATCATATAAGTGCACTGTAAATAAAGCTGGCACAGAATTTCAATTAGCtcaattttattcttttttgtaaCAATTATTCCTCGACATAGATCTTATAGGGTGGTGAGGGTGCATTCACACCTGCCACATTTGGCTCATCTTAAACAGACCAGAGTTTGCTTCCACCCTTGGTCCGGACATTTTGAGACCCATTTTCTGAAGTGGTCTCGGTCCACTTCCAAATGGACTCGCTTTTCGTGTGATGAAAAAATGGCCTTGATCCAGACCAAGCACTGAAAACACACTTAATTTTGGACTTAACAAGCCAATGTAGCAGTGAACGTAGTACTGAAATTTTAGCTCTCTGTTTCCTAGCAACAGCAGGACGGCATCCTGAATGCAATCTCACCccaaattccacatcctccgttCCTGTACCTGTCCACTCCATTCCAGACTGCCTCTGTGAGTCcgtaaaaaaaagcaatgccTACTGCATCCACGGTTACTCCATCTAGGTCTGCTGTGAGCTCCTTGGAGCTAGAGGAGGGCATGCACGAGTGCTACGAGTTCACGCTATAAAAAAGAGGATATAAAGGAGccggaaacaaaaacaatcttcTCATTCATCCTTTGGACAGTGTCTGAAAAGTTCTCTATCGCTGATTATACATCGACTCGGCATATTTTGTCACGAATTAGAAGGGAGATGAATCCGGAATTTAACCAACACACTAGGAATGCTCTTTACGGAGATTTATTAGAGGGAATAAAACGGGCAAAAAGTGaaccaaaacccaaatcatgacatattTTTACTTCCATCAAGTATGGGTGAGTACATTGGCCACCAAAAACTTATGtttctatatttaaaataattaaattgtgttttggcGTACATTAATAGACATCGCTATCCATACTTCACCATTATTTTATCGGAATTTCAGTAGAAAATTGTGGGTTATTTCTCTCTGGCTGGAGTCCAACGGACTGGAACGGAACGGAACAGAAAATAGACCTGTTCCATATTTTGACGTGAATGACGGAGAGCTTTTCCACTGATGGTGATGTTCGGAGAAGTCAAGTAGAATGTAGAACGGTtctgatttaattaaaataacaactaGTTGAACGGACATGAGCGGAATGGAGCGGTCACAGAGGATGTGGAATTTGGGGGTCAGACGACattccaaaattagaaataaaatgccTGGGAATCTGGGTTGAATGAGGTGCTCTTAACTCTCAAAATTATTTAGCAGCTATAATAATGGCACAAAAATGAAGAATAGAGGTGCTGCACGCACAATTTCAATAATAGCTTTCCTCCATTTCTGGGTCTGTGCTACCACACATCTTAGTCATTTCTGTCCAAGGAGAGCAATGATCGTCACAACTGTGGTTTTATTTACAAGTTATAGTTCACTTCCGAAAAGTACATTGTAAAAGCAAACCCcaccaaacagaaacaaaaaaaagtccacaTTTGGTCTGGACCAACAAACAGACCAAAGGACTTTCCAGGTGTGAATACATCCTTAATTTCCCCTTAAATGAGGGCACATTCTTTGGGACAAGCCATTTGTGGGTTAAGCAGCATAGTGGAGTGTGTGGGTTGCATCCATGAGAGAAAATGTTCAAATGCTCTCTGCCAGTGTGAAAGAGCTGTTGGTGGAGCAGTAACTCATAATTTTTAATTATCCACATTTATTACTAAATCCCACTTATAAAGACTACTGCAGTCTCAAAGATATTCAACCCCCTGAACAGAATTCTCAATAAGAGCACACATTTGCCAATCACATGTGGTCTCAGAAGCCCTTGACCAATCAAGGGCTTCTTTGGCTGTATCAGGTGGGCTTGAAATAGAAAACCTTGAATACCTGTTGACAGTAACATATCATTGCACGTTAGAAAAAATTTCCAAGCCAAGAGAATTGTCTGTGTTATGTCACAAAAAGGATGCATATAGCCAGTAAATGTCcttgaaaatttgaaaatttactGGATTTACTCAAATTTAAAGCTTACGCCACCTGGTGGCAGATGGTCCAAAGCAATAAActgactgcaaaaaaaaaaaaaggtccaccCCTCCTGCTGACATTAGGAAAGTGAGAAAAGGTTTATGGAGACAAAACAGCTGTGTTTCACTAATCCATataatgatgattttttttaaatgtcatttgGGTTTAAAAGTTGTGTTTTAGTCAACCATACTGGTTAAACTGTCTTACTTCccttttattcaaaatgttgcTATATCATGACCACACACACATCTCacctgctcttttgccaactcATATAATTTTATATCAAGCTACGTTGTACTTTTTCAACATCACAAAGCCATTTAAAGCTTGAATCCCGAACAGAATGTCTCCGAAAGAGTCTTGGCAACAGAATGGGAGGTAAACTGGAGGTCTTTGGCAAGTTTTTATACAATGTTTGGCAAGAATTGAGATTAATTTGCACATAACTGGAAGCCATTTAGCAAtactgtgtgtatatgtgtgttttGTATGGTATTTTATAGTCAAATCTGTGCAGATTACTTGCCAAATACAACCTGGTGTTGATGTGTCCTGGAATTAGCTCTGTTTCATATGAGGATTGATTCGTTTTAAtgaagttttatattttaacagaaaaaaaaaagatttttgttttttgttcaatCTAAAAGCAACCCAGAATACCCCACAGAGGTTAGAATTAACTGAACGTTTTGTACAGAACATTCCATCCTGCAGGCAAACAACCTTTTATAACCTCGGACACAGAAACCTGGCGGAACCACCACACCCGCACACCTCTATTTAAGCTTGaaactgttgttttgttctgttcttgTTTATTCTCAAGACTCAGTGTCAGCAGGAGCTTGACCAGGTCCTGGAGAGGATATCCAAGATGCCCTTCAGAGATAACCGAGGTCCTCTGGAGGACCTCTATGCACTGCACATCCCCAACTGTGACAAGAGGGGGCAGTATAACCCAAAACAGGTGATTGAAATAGCATGGGCTACATTTAGGAGGGTGCAAATGAAAAAAGGGTTAACAAATTTCAATCGGCTTCCCTAGTAAAATATTTGGTGTGAagatatgtatgtatattaaaattatatctttatatatatatatatatatatatatatatatatatatatatatatatatatatatatatatatatatatatatatatatatcacttgTTTTCCATTTACTTAagttatagatttttttttttttaatgaacatttagacctccataattaaagctaaaaatcttttttgtgcCCCATACCTCCATAAAAAAATCAGGAAGAACAACTCAATAAATAATTCTCTTTCAGTGCAAGATGTCGCTTCATGGTCAGAGGGGCGAGTGTTGGTGCGTTGACCCTCACACCGGCCGACACATACCATCAGCTCCAACTGTGAGGGGGGACCCCAACTGCAGTCAGTACCTCAGCGAACTGGAACTGGAGCTGCCTGATACAACCCAGATCTAATGTGGCAGCAAAAttgcaaatctaaaaaaaaaaaaaaaactgcaaagtaCTTGGGAACAAAAAACGACTTGAGTAAGCT
It contains:
- the igfbp2a gene encoding insulin-like growth factor-binding protein 2-A isoform X1 — encoded protein: MTKAHARPTMLWFAGCSLLLLSAPLAGASLSEMVFRCPGCTAERQALCPQLTEQCAEMVREPGCGCCPVCARQQGEACGVYTPRCSTGLRCYPTPDSELPLEQLVQGQGQCRRKVDAETATYSPEQREHTSGEALELQPDLDVSEVPTVRKPSKDAAWLGPKESAVRQHRQEMKTKMKTNKVEEVRPTRPKQTQCQQELDQVLERISKMPFRDNRGPLEDLYALHIPNCDKRGQYNPKQCKMSLHGQRGECWCVDPHTGRHIPSAPTVRGDPNCSQYLSELELELPDTTQI
- the igfbp2a gene encoding insulin-like growth factor-binding protein 2-A isoform X2, whose translation is MTKAHARPTMLWFAGCSLLLLSAPLAGASLSEMVFRCPGCTAERQALCPQLTEQCAEMVREPGCGCCPVCARQQGEACGVYTPRCSTGLRCYPTPDSELPLEQLVQGQGQCRRKVDAETATYSPEQREHTSGEALELQPDLDVSEVPTVRKPSKDAAWLGPKESAVRQHRQEMKTKMKTNKVEETQCQQELDQVLERISKMPFRDNRGPLEDLYALHIPNCDKRGQYNPKQCKMSLHGQRGECWCVDPHTGRHIPSAPTVRGDPNCSQYLSELELELPDTTQI